ACTAGTGAGCCAGCCGTGCCTAGCAGAGCTTAGTACTGGCCTGCTTACATATCCACCGTAGTACTGGAACCACAATGTGAACAGACCAGATATCTAAGCCAGCAGGGTGCAGTTCAGGTTGGCACCGTGTTGTGAAGCTGGTATTAGATGGTGCACAGAAGGATGGACACGGGAGTGTAAAGCATAATTGTCTTGGCTGAAGAAGTATGTAGCTACAGTACGTGTCTGTTCTCCAGTGGGCTGCAGTACTTCACATGGTCAACACTGAACACTTTCTACTTCCCTTTTTCCTCCACTTCGATCTGTTCTTTTACTAAATAATAGTTTGAACAGTCTGCCAGGTAAAAGCACTTCTGGCAAGGCCTctattttcttcttctctcctcagtTTACCTCAGCTTGTGTTCTGTAAGGTTTGGAGGCCAGGCCACCGAAGAACACTACTTGAACTATCAGGGAATAGGTTGTTCAATCTCCTGGGCCCATGGTACGGTTAAATATCACCGGTGTTATGAAGGAGGTGAatgaactgtaatgaatgagttcCCTTCAGAAAGTGGTCTGTGTGCCGGTCTTTTGGGTCAGTGGCTCATTATGATAATGTATTGCATCAAGAAGCTGCCCATCCTGCCCttcccctggtgtgtgtgtgtgtgtgtgtgtgtgtgtgtgtgtgtgtgtgtgtgtgtgtgtgtgtgtgtgtgtgtgtgtgtgtgtgtgtgtgtgtgtgtgtgtgtgtgtgtgtgtgtgtgtgtgtgtgtgtgtgtgtgtgagtggtccaCATCAATCCACTATTCATGTCTTGTATTGCACGGCCACTCCAAGAAATTGATGCAGCTCTGCCTCCTGCAGCGCCAGGACAAGGAGTCCTGTGGACTCTGCCTCCTGCAGCGCCAGGACAAGGAGCCCTGTGGACTCTGCCTCCTGCAGCGCCAGGACAAGGAGCCCTGTGGACTCTGCCTCCTGCAACGCCAGGACAAGGAGCCCTGTGGACTCTGCTTCCTGCAACGCCAGGACAAGGAGCCCTGTGGACTCTGCCTCCTGCAACGCCAGGACAAGGAGCCCTGTGGACTCTGCCTCCTGCAACGCCAGGACAAGGAGCCCTTTGGATTCTGCCTCCTGCAACGCCAGGACAAGGAGCCCTGTGGACTCTGCCTCCTGCAACGCCAGGACAAGGAGCCCTGTGGACTCTGCCTCCTGCAACGCCAGGACAAGGAGCCCTGTGGACTCTGCCTCCTGCAACGTCAGGACAAGGAGTCCTGTGGACTCTGCCTCCTGCAACGCCAGGACAAGGAGTCCTGTGGACTCTGCCTCCTGCAacgccaaatcaaatcaaatcaaatcaaattttatttgtcacatacacatggttagcagatgttaatgcgagtgtagcgaaatgcttgtgcttctagttccgacaatgcagtgataaccaacaagtaatctaactaacaattccaaaactactgtcttatacacagtgtaaggggataaggaacatgtacataaggatatatgaatgagtgatggtacagagcagcatacagtagatggtatcgagtacagtatatacatatgagatgagtatgtagacaaagtaaacaaagtggcatagttaaagtggctagtgatacatgtgttacataaggatgcagtcgatgttgtagagtacagtatatacatatgtatatgagatgaataatgtagggtaagtaacattatataaggtagcattgtttaaagtggctagtgatatatttacatcatttcccatcaattcccattattaaaatggctggagttgggtcagtgtcaatgacagtgtgttggcagcaaccactcaatgttagtggtggctatttaacagtctgatggccttgagatagaagctgttttcagtctctcggtcccagctttgatgcacctgtactgacctcgcttctggatgatagcggggtgaacaggcagtggttcgggtggttgatgtccttgatgatctttatggccttcctgtaacaacgggtggtgtaggtgtcctggagggcaggtagtttgcccccggtgatgcgttgtgcagtcctcactaccctctggagagccttacggttgagggcgggcagttgccgtaccaggcggtgatacagcccgccaggatgctctcgattgtgcatctgtagaagtttgtgagtgcttttggtgacaagccgaatttcttcagcctcctgaggttgaataggcgctgctgcgccttcttcacgacgctgtcagtgtgagtggaccaattcagtttgtctgtgatgtgtatgccgaggaacttaaaactagctaccctctccactactgttccatcgatgtggataggggggtgttccctctgctgtttcctgaagtccacaatcatctccttagttttgttgacgttgagtgtgaggttattttcctgacaccacaccagGACAAGGAGTCCTGTGGACTCTGCCTCCTGCAACGTCAGGACAAGGAGCCCTGTGGACTCTGCCTCCTGCAACGTCAGGACAAGGAGCCCTGCAGAGTTCCACAAGACCTGAGTTCAAACACTATTTGAAATCTTACAAACAGTTATGGTGTTTTCTCTAGCTTGGCTGGAGAGCCATATAGGCAGGATTTACCGTATTGGGGACTACTCTATTGGCCCATTGCGCCAGGCAAGCTGAATTCAGCACAGATTTAGTATCTCTTACAAGAGGACTAGAGACTGTCTGCTTTTCAATCAGATAAAGCAACATAGAAAACAGTTCAAAAGGGCTGTCTTCAGCTTTTTAAACGTCTCGGGGATTTTTGTGCAGTTCTCCAAACGACCGAGATGATGAAATGAACAGTGCAGTGGGTTGGTCTCGGACACCACATACTGAGGTCACCGTCCAATTGAATAGGCCTAGGTCTCAGCTATATCATGCATGACATGAACAATGTACGCTTTATGCCTGTACAATGTGGGCTGTAGCAATGAATCTTTCTCCATTTAGAGGGCAGTTAGCCTGGCTGACATAACATTGCATTTTCATGTCGTAATCCAAACCTCATTCTCACATGATGGAATTAAACATCATACTTTGTGTCCGGGGTCCCCAGGCCACCGTCATCCACCTTTCCCTAATTAATggaaggatatatatatatatatatatattttacggTATCGATTTGGATTCTATTGCAGTCAGAGATCATGTGGAGAAATTCCTCTTGCAGCTtgggggaggggggaagggggtgtctgtgtgtgtggcataTTCTGTCATCAGTATTCTTGGTGTTGCTCCGAAATAGGACGGTCAGGCCCTGGAGGTCGGTCTGCAGAGAATCTAATACAACAGCAAATGATCAAACGGGCTGATTTGTAATGTGATGAGGCTCGGCACAGGCCAAGAGGGTAATGCTGCTATACTGGCAGACTGCGCTAATTTACAAGCTTGTGACAATCATTCGCAGGTCCTGCACAgctgagagggtgtgtgtgtgtgtgtgtgtgtgtgtgtgtgtgtgtgtgtgtgtgtgtgtgtgtgtgtgtgtgtgtgtgtgtgtgtgtgtgtgtgtgtgtgaggtgtgtgagggggacTTGTTGTAGGAGTAGGATGTGCTGCATGACATGAGGGACTTGTTATAGAGGAACAGGATGTGCTGCATGACATGAGGGACTTGTTATGGAGGAACAGGATGTGCTGCATGTCATGAGGGACTTGTTTTGTAGGAGTAGGATGTGCTGCATGACAGGAGGGACTTGTTAAGGAGGAATAGGATGTGCTGGCCTGGGGCTTAAACCAACAACCTTCCAGCTGCCAGTTTAGCTCCATTGACATTGTTGTGTTGCCTGGCTAGGTCTCTAAGGCTAGACTACTACATGATCAGGCTGCTGACCATGACACTGCTCTGGGCTAGACTACTGACCaggggaaacactgctctaaggctagactactagtgaccaggatcaggaaacactgctctaaggctagactactacatgaccaggatcaggaaacactgctctaggctagactactacatgaccaggatcaggaaacactgctctaaggctagaatactacatgaccaggatcaggaaacactgctctaaggctagactactacatgaccaggatcaggaaacactgctctaaggcTGACTACTACATGACCAGGATCTGGAAACACTCCTCTAAGGCTAGACtctcaggaaacactgctctaaggctagactactacatgaccaggatcaggaaacactgctctaaggcTAGACTACTACATGACCAGGAAACACTAGGAAtagactactactgaccaggatcaggaaacactgctctagggctagactactacatgaccaggatcaggaaacactgctctaaggcTAGACTACTACAGGACCAAtgaccaggatcaggaaacacactagactactacatgaccaggaaacactgctctaggaATAGACTACTAACCAAtgaccaggatcaggaaacactgctctagggctagactactacatgaccaggatcaggaaacactgcaggatcaggaaacactggctagactactacatgaccaggatcaggaaacactgctctaagggctagactactacatgaccaggatcaggaaacactgctctaaggctagactactacatgaccaggatcaggaaacactgctctaaggctagactactacatgaccaggatcaggaaacactgctctaaggctagactactacatgaccaggatcaggaaacactgctctaaggcTAGACTACGCCTAAtgaccaggatcaggaaacactgctctaaggctagactactacatgaccaggatcaggaaacactgctctgaCCAGGATCAGAAACACTGCTAGACTACTACTGACCAAtgaccaggatcaggaaacactgctctaaggGCTAGACTACTACTACAtgaccaggatcaggaaacactgctctaaggcTAGACTACTGACAAtgaccaggatcaggaaacactgctctaggctagactactacatgaccaggatcaggaaacactgctctaaggctagactactacatgaccaggatcaggaaacactgctctaaggcTAGACTACTACAGGACCAAtgaccaggatcaggaaacactgctctaaggctagactactacatgaccaggatcaggaaacactgctctaaggctagactactacatgaccaggatcaggaaacactgctctaaggctagactactacatgaccaggatcaggaaacactgctctaaggctagactactacatgaccaggatcaggaaacactgctctaaggcTAGACTACTACATGACAGGAAGCACTGCTCAGGACCAAtgaccaggatcaggaaacactgctctaaggctagactactacatgaccaggatcaggaaacactgACTACTACATGACCAGGAATAGACTACTACATGACAAAtgaccaggatcaggaaacactgctctaggaatagactactacatgaccaggatcaggaaacactgctctagggctagactactacatgaccaggatcaggaaacactgctctaaggctagactactacatgaccaggatcaggaaacactgctctaaggcTAGACTACTACAGGACCAAtgaccagg
This window of the Oncorhynchus gorbuscha isolate QuinsamMale2020 ecotype Even-year unplaced genomic scaffold, OgorEven_v1.0 Un_scaffold_2059, whole genome shotgun sequence genome carries:
- the LOC124024904 gene encoding WW domain-binding protein 11-like, translated to MADQSLLSESALGWSIFALVFLVILSFCWVYIRKYQSRQESEVISTITAICALAIALITSALLPVDIFLVSYMKHPNGTYKEWAENNETRGQIEDTVLYAYYSPGQGVLWTLPPAAPGQGALWTLPPAAPGQGALWTLPPATPGQGALWTLLPATPGQGALWTLPPATPGQGALWTLPPATPGQGALWILPPATPGQGALWTLPPATPGQGALWTLPPATPGQGALWTLPPATTRSPVDSASCNVRTRSPVDSASCNVRTRSPAEFHKT